A part of Chanos chanos chromosome 9, fChaCha1.1, whole genome shotgun sequence genomic DNA contains:
- the npl gene encoding N-acetylneuraminate lyase → MASSTVVKELRGLVAATFTPLTPEGEINPSLIGSYIDYLIEKQGVKSVFVNGTTGESLSLSVEERKRLAKEWCEKGKGRLEQVIVHVGCMSLKDAQELARHAATIGADGIALLSPSFFKPTNADALRMFLQEVASAAPDLPLYYYHIPGMTGLNLDAKDVLEGIETQIPSFRGVKFTSTDLRDLGQCVSYCRAHRLSVLYGVDEQLLGALIMDVQGAVGSTYNYLGRAINHLLSAFEAADLDRARKIQFQLQHIITFAKKHGFDLTVNKQVMCEVSGLPLGPPRLPLLRCSQSQALPIAEEIRKVLKDH, encoded by the exons ATGG CCTCGTCTACTGTTGTTAAAGAACTCAGAGGGCTCGTGGCTGCCACATTCACCCCGCTCACACCAGAAGG TGAGATCAATCCATCATTGATTGGCTCATACATTGACTATCTGATTGAGAAACAAGGTGTCAAGAGTGTATTTG TGAATGGGACCACAGGAGAGAGCTTGTCTTTGAGCGTCGAAGAGAGGAAGCGGCTGGCTAAAGAATGGTGTGAAAAAGGCAAAGGAAG ATTGGAACAGGTGATTGTACACGTCGGATGTATGAGCCTAAAGGACGCTCAGGAATTG GCACGCCATGCTGCCACAATTGGAGCTGACGGAATAGCGTTATTATCCCCGTCTTTCTTTAAGCCCACTAATGCAG acgcATTGAGGATGTTCCTTCAGGAAGTTGCTTCGGCTGCTCCAGATCTTCCACTTTACTACTATCACATCCCAGGGATGACTGGCCTCAACT TGGATGCTAAAGACGTGTTGGAGGGAATAGAGACACAGATTCCCTCGTTCCGGGGTGTGAAATTCACTAGTACCGACCTGAGAGATTTAGGCCAGTGTGTGAGTTACTGTCGCGCTCATCGCTTGTCAGTTCTCTATGGTGTTGATGAG caACTGCTTGGTGCTCTTATTATGGATGTCCAAGGAGCTGTGGGCAG tacgTATAATTACCTCGGCCGTGCAATCAACCATTTGCTCTCTGCCTTTGAGGCAGCAGACCTTGACCGTGCCAGGAAGATACAA TTTCAGCTGCAGCATATTATAACCTTCGCTAAAAAGCACG GGTTTGACCTGACTGTAAATAAGCAGgtgatgtgtgaggtgtctgGTCTGCCCCTGGGACCTCCCCGTCTCCCCCTGTTACGCTGCTCCCAATCTCAAGCCCTTCCCATAGCGGAGGAAATCCGAAAAGTCCTCAAGGATCATTGA